The Rhodobacter sp. 24-YEA-8 DNA segment GAGGGGGCTGGCCCCCTCTCTTTCCTCTCTTGTCATGTGCGAAACAGCGCGATAGCGCGGGTTCTATGGAACAGATCGTAGATACCGTTTTTGAAGATCCGCGCTGGCAGGAATTCGGGTTGGAAGGCCTCGCCGAAACAGCTGCGGCCGCAGTTTTTGCGCAGCTTGGCCTTTCCCCGACCGGCTTCCTGATCTCGCTGCTCGCCTGCGATGACCAAAGGATCGCCGCGCTCAATACCGAATTTCGTGGCAAGCCGGTGCCGACCAATGTGCTGTCCTGGCCCTCGGAGGAGCGCGCGGCGGAGGAGGCCGGCGGTATTCCCGACCTGCCGGAGCCGGGTGATGCCGAGGATCCCGAAGAGCTTGGTGATATCGCCATCGCTTATGAGACCTGTATGCGGGAGGCCGCAGAACAGGAGAAGGCGCCACGGGAACATGTCGCCCATCTGATGGTTCACGGGATTTTGCATCTTCTGGGCTATGATCACATTGATGACGCAGATGCCGCGGTGATGGAAAATCTCGAAACGCGGATACTTGCGGGCCTGGGCATTCCTGACCCATATTGAAACGCACCCACATAACGGGTGGCTCTGGACAAAGGGACAATGGGCAGTAGCAGCGACGGGCCGGTTACGGCGCAGGATGCGGCGTCATTAGCGGGAACAACGGTCCCGCAGGATAATGCGGGACAGGGGAATACGCCGGCAGGAATGCCTGGTGGCGGGCAAAGTGGTCCCAGGGGCTTTTTCGGTCGCCTGATCTCGGCGTTCTCGGGCACAGATGCCGAGGGGGCCGCGCTGACCCAGGGCGAGCAGGCCTTTGCCCTGCTGGCCGAGGTCAGCGTCGATGATGTGGCTATTCCCAAGGCCGAGATCGTGGCGGTTGCGCTTGATACCGGGCTTGAAGATCTTGTCCGTGTCTTCCGCAGCCATGGATTTTCGCGCCTGCCGGTCTATGAGGAAAGCCTTGATCACCCGCTGGGGCTTGTGCTTCTGAAGGATGTGGCGCTGCGTTTCGGCTTCGGCACATCTGAGGCTTTCACCCTGAAAGACCTGTTGCGGCCGATCCTCTTCGCTCCGCCCTCGATGCCGGCGGCGGTGCTTTTGCAGAAGATGCAAAAGGAACGCGCACATATGGCGCTGGTGATCGACGAATATGGCGGCGTCGATGGGCTGGCGACCTTTGAGGATCTGATCGAAGCCGTGATCGGCGAGGTCGAGGATGAGCATGACGAGGTCGCCGGGCTTTTGTGGAAAGAGGAAAGCCCGGGGGTGATCCTCGCGCAATCCACGGCGGAGCTCGAAGATCTGGAGGCCGCTTATGGCATCCGGCTGCGGGGCCTCGCGGAAGATGATGATATCGACACTCTGGGCGGGCTGGTGTTCCTGCGCACCGGTCATGTGCCGGTGAGGGGCGAGATGGTGGTGCTGGAAAACGGCGCCACGATCGAAGTGGTCGATGCCGATGTGCGCCGGATCAAGCGGCTGCGGCTGCGGCTGCCGCAGGCGGCGGTCATCCCG contains these protein-coding regions:
- a CDS encoding transporter associated domain-containing protein; this translates as MGSSSDGPVTAQDAASLAGTTVPQDNAGQGNTPAGMPGGGQSGPRGFFGRLISAFSGTDAEGAALTQGEQAFALLAEVSVDDVAIPKAEIVAVALDTGLEDLVRVFRSHGFSRLPVYEESLDHPLGLVLLKDVALRFGFGTSEAFTLKDLLRPILFAPPSMPAAVLLQKMQKERAHMALVIDEYGGVDGLATFEDLIEAVIGEVEDEHDEVAGLLWKEESPGVILAQSTAELEDLEAAYGIRLRGLAEDDDIDTLGGLVFLRTGHVPVRGEMVVLENGATIEVVDADVRRIKRLRLRLPQAAVIPAGN
- the ybeY gene encoding rRNA maturation RNase YbeY, which encodes MEQIVDTVFEDPRWQEFGLEGLAETAAAAVFAQLGLSPTGFLISLLACDDQRIAALNTEFRGKPVPTNVLSWPSEERAAEEAGGIPDLPEPGDAEDPEELGDIAIAYETCMREAAEQEKAPREHVAHLMVHGILHLLGYDHIDDADAAVMENLETRILAGLGIPDPY